The DNA window AGAAAGGACAGGTCATTGGGCGTGTTATAACAGCACATCCGATTGACAGATATAATTACAGACGACAGGCTTTCACGAACAATGCTAATAGAATTCTTTGCAATGAATCGGACAAATGAACATGCAGAAAGCCTTAATCTTCTGTACAAAGAGTTCCCTCAGCATTTTGTCTGGGATGCAGATGATAGAATATGGTACACTAGAAAGAAAGGACAGGTCATTGGGCGTGTTATAACAGCACATCCGATTGAAGGAGAGAGGTATTATCTCAGAATATTGCTCATGCATGTTCGAAAACCCACATCTTTTGATGACCTGAAAACAGTTAACGGTTATCTAGCTTCTTCATTTAAAGAAGCTGCAGAATTGCGAGGATTCCTTCAAATAGACAACGGAGCCGAAGAGTGCTTTTCAGAAGCTGTTGTCTATGGAATGCCGCAATGTTTAAGGCAGCTATTTGCAGTCATCTTGGTCCATTGTTCACCAGCCGATCTACAACATCTTTGGTCAAGATTTCGACCATTCTTATCAGAAGACATTACAGCAGACTCTTCTCTATCAGAAAATGAAATTATCATGAAAGTCCTTGCTTTGATTGATCAATATTTACAGATAATGGGAAAAAGTATAAAGGATTATGGTTTCTCAGACTTTATTCCAGATTCTCGCTCTATCAGTCTTACAAAAGAAATACAAGCTGAAGCTGACATACCTGTCTCCAAAGAAGATTTAGCAGCAGTCTCTATGTTCAATCCTGGATAGCAATTTGCATTTgacaaaataatgaaaaaagtTAATACAAACACTCCAGCTGCATTCTTCATTGACGGTCCTGGTGGTACAGGAAAATCTTTTCTCTATAAAGCACTCCTTGCAACAATTAGATCAAAAGAAGACATTGCATTAGCAACTGCAACATCAGGAGCAGCTGCATCAATACTTTCAGGAGGTCGTACTGCTCATTCACGCTTCAAAATCCCTCTCCATCATGAAGCTAGCAGCACATGTAATCTTTCTAAACAAAGTGCAATGTCTCAGTTAATCAAGAGTGCAAAGCTCATAATATGGGATGAAACAGCAATGGcaaaaaaatatgcaattgAGTCCCTTGACAGATTTCTTAGAGACTTGTTAAGTTGTGATCACATCTTTGGTGGTAAAATCATTGTTTTTGGTGGGGATTTTCGACAGACTCTTCCAGTAGTGAGGAAAGGGCAAAAGGAAGATTACATCTCTGCATCACTTATCAATTCATATGTCTGGCCACAACTTCAAAAGATACGGCTGACTGAGAACATGAGAGCATCTTTGGACCCATCATTTTCAAATCTTTTGCTAAACATTGGAGATGGAACACAGCCAACCATTGCAGATGATAAAATCCAGTTGCCTTCTCCTATGATCATTCCTTTTATTAATGATGAAGTATCATTAAACTCCCTCATCAACATTGTTTATCCATCACTGTCTAACTTTCTGCCCTGCAATTCTGCTATGATTAATAGAGTCATTCTCAGTACAACAAATGATATTGTCCACGAGGTCAACCAAATTTTGATCCAGAAATTCCCAGGAGAAGAAATCAAATACATCAGCTTCGATCAAACCATAGATCCAATCAAGCAAGCTGATCACGGTGACTTCTTAAATATTGTTCACCCTCCAGGATTACCCCCACATGAATTGATTTTGAAGCAAAATTGCCCAGTTATACTTCTAAGAAATCTCAATCCTGCACAAGGATTATGCAATGGAACACGTTTGATTTGTttaaatttcaacaaaaatgttATTCATGCACAAATTTCAGTTGGAATTCATTCTGGCAAACAAGTTTTCATTCCTCGCATTCCATTGCATAGCTCTAATGATGAATCATATCCAATCCCTTTCAAACGCACTCAATTTCCAATCTCTCTCTGTTTTGCTATGACAATTAACAAAACACAGGGACAAACACTTGATTTTGTAGAATTATATTTGAAAGAACCAGTATTTTCACATGGTCAATTGTATGTTGCACTATCAAGAGCCAAAACAGCTGATAATGTTAAAATTCTACTTAGACCTGTTGCATCTGATTCTTTATCCCATAATTCTACACGCAATGTAGTTTATCAGGAAATCCTGGCAGCTGCAATTCATGATTAAGTACTTAGCCTGAATGTCTTTAATTACAAATACCTTTACTTCTTActatatatatttacatatcTCTGTCACTAACAatatatttttcatattttatacTTTAGATATGGAAGATAGATGCACCACTGTGAGTACCTTGACAGACAAATCAAGCGAGTGGATCATAAAAGTCATCCTGATTGAAAAAACAAACATCTTCCCAGGAAAAGATCATAACACATTCCAGCGTTTCGTGTTTGCCGATGAACAAGTAAATTCAACATTACAAATTTGTCGCATTAAAAAAGTTTCAAGTATAGAAATAAATATTTTCCATCctcaaatttatttatcatcccGTTTTCAACCAATTGATAACCATTTCCTCTACAGAATGAATCCATCCAGGGAATTACTTTCACTAGAGATGTAAATTATGCAGACAGCAAGCTTCATCTCTACCGTACTTACTACATTGGCAATGCTGCTATTTTAGCCATCACTGATGAAAGAAACCAAGCTGGTTCTGTGCCATGGCAACTAACCATAATGAAAACAACTTTCATCAAGCAAGCACAGAAACAAAATGAGCTGACCCTGCACAATCGATTCCCATTAACTTCCTTCTGGAATCTTGACAAATATAAAAACAATTATTCCATCAGATTTAGTAAGCCTATctttacttttatcatttttctaatACAAGCATATATACCTTAACTTTATATTAATGCTAACACATTATATTTATTGAATGACCTTATCTCTGCAGATCTCCTTTGTGCTTTAATTCAAGGATTCCCAGAATCTATAATATCAACAGCAAGAGGACCACGCACAATTCGCAGATTCATTGGTATTAATCCTGAGTAAACCTTCGACTCACTATCTTACTAAACACTCTTCCATACAGTCTATCTTTTCATTCAGTCAAATATCCATATCATAAATTATCTTTTTTATACATTAACATCTATATATTTTTCAGATGCAGACCAATGATCTTCACCATGTGGGAACCATATATTTATATTGAAGGAGTTCAGCTCATGAACATTATTCACACATGCCCAATAGTTCTGCTTGTACGCCCAAAGAT is part of the Coffea eugenioides isolate CCC68of unplaced genomic scaffold, Ceug_1.0 ScVebR1_2405;HRSCAF=3428, whole genome shotgun sequence genome and encodes:
- the LOC113756601 gene encoding ATP-dependent DNA helicase PIF1-like translates to MKKVNTNTPAAFFIDGPGGTGKSFLYKALLATIRSKEDIALATATSGAAASILSGGRTAHSRFKIPLHHEASSTCNLSKQSAMSQLIKSAKLIIWDETAMAKKYAIESLDRFLRDLLSCDHIFGGKIIVFGGDFRQTLPVVRKGQKEDYISASLINSYVWPQLQKIRLTENMRASLDPSFSNLLLNIGDGTQPTIADDKIQLPSPMIIPFINDEVSLNSLINIVYPSLSNFLPCNSAMINRVILSTTNDIVHEVNQILIQKFPGEEIKYISFDQTIDPIKQADHGDFLNIVHPPGLPPHELILKQNCPVILLRNLNPAQGLCNGTRLICLNFNKNVIHAQISVGIHSGKQVFIPRIPLHSSNDESYPIPFKRTQFPISLCFAMTINKTQGQTLDFVELYLKEPVFSHGQLYVALSRAKTADNVKILLRPVASDSLSHNSTRNVVYQEILAAAIHD